A window of Desulfovibrio desulfuricans DSM 642 contains these coding sequences:
- a CDS encoding HIT family protein, protein MKQLWAPWRIEYILGPKPDSCVFCLPEHTADDEQRLVLHRGRMAFVIMNKFPYNNGHIMVCPYRHVMLLADLNPEETHEIMDLLQQCTVILKQHFNCEGINIGLNQGQAAGAGIREHLHFHLVPRWTGDSSFMAVFDEVRTMPEHLSRTYAALKPYFTNGAANGKQDRAASTPGQEGCGS, encoded by the coding sequence ATGAAACAACTATGGGCTCCATGGCGCATTGAGTACATTCTTGGCCCCAAGCCAGACTCCTGCGTGTTCTGCCTCCCCGAGCATACGGCGGATGACGAGCAGCGCCTGGTACTGCACAGAGGCCGGATGGCCTTTGTCATCATGAACAAGTTCCCGTATAATAACGGGCATATCATGGTGTGCCCATATCGGCACGTTATGCTGCTGGCTGACCTCAATCCGGAAGAAACCCATGAAATCATGGATCTTTTACAGCAGTGCACGGTGATCTTAAAGCAGCACTTTAACTGTGAAGGCATCAATATCGGCCTGAACCAGGGGCAGGCAGCGGGCGCGGGCATTCGCGAACACCTGCATTTTCACCTGGTGCCGCGCTGGACGGGCGACTCTTCATTCATGGCAGTGTTTGACGAAGTGCGCACCATGCCCGAACACTTGAGCCGCACCTATGCGGCACTGAAACCGTATTTCACGAATGGCGCGGCCAATGGCAAGCAAGACCGCGCCGCTTCCACGCCCGGGCAGGAAGGTTGCGGCTCGTAA
- a CDS encoding LapA family protein: MRYIKVFLLAILFFLALVFFFQNQGALSQSMVLTLNLFFIPAMSSIALPFYFLVIAAFACGALMTLGFLVWDKVNLTARLMKQKWQISSLERELEKTKKKLGADTARSQFLSKNGKADAQPASMAPVAATAVAAEESLVPDPDKQH, from the coding sequence ATGCGGTATATCAAAGTATTTTTGCTCGCCATCCTCTTTTTCCTCGCTCTTGTGTTCTTTTTTCAGAACCAGGGCGCGCTCTCCCAGAGCATGGTGCTCACGCTCAACCTGTTCTTTATTCCCGCCATGTCTTCCATCGCCCTGCCCTTCTATTTTCTGGTCATCGCGGCCTTCGCCTGTGGCGCCTTGATGACTCTGGGCTTTCTGGTGTGGGACAAGGTCAATCTGACCGCCCGCCTGATGAAACAGAAATGGCAGATCAGCAGCCTTGAGCGCGAACTGGAAAAAACCAAGAAAAAGCTTGGCGCAGACACAGCCCGCTCGCAGTTCTTGAGCAAGAACGGCAAGGCCGACGCACAGCCCGCGTCTATGGCCCCCGTTGCCGCAACGGCTGTTGCCGCCGAAGAATCGCTGGTTCCGGATCCTGACAAGCAGCACTAG
- a CDS encoding TRASH domain-containing protein yields MVKWLILILAGYALYRLFANDLNKKKKENKQESAAEMERKVAAGEMVKDPECGAYVAVDGSISVRDGEKVHRFCSYECRDKFLQRLEEGGRELPPREE; encoded by the coding sequence ATGGTAAAGTGGCTTATTCTGATTTTGGCGGGCTACGCCCTATATCGCCTTTTTGCCAATGATCTGAACAAGAAGAAAAAGGAAAACAAGCAGGAAAGCGCTGCTGAAATGGAGCGTAAGGTTGCCGCTGGCGAAATGGTCAAAGACCCCGAATGCGGCGCGTATGTGGCCGTTGATGGCTCTATTTCCGTGCGTGACGGCGAAAAAGTTCACCGTTTCTGTAGCTACGAATGCCGCGACAAGTTCCTGCAACGCCTTGAAGAAGGCGGCCGGGAACTGCCCCCCCGCGAAGAATAG
- the mutS gene encoding DNA mismatch repair protein MutS, whose translation MSEAPVKLTPMFEQYMGIKAEHPDALLFYRMGDFYELFLEDAKVAARELQIALTSRSRDAENPIPMCGVPWHAVEGYVAQLIDKGYHVAICDQTEDPKAAKGLVKRAVTRVITPGTVLEDANLASKSHNFLGALCPSASGGAGGLAWADISTGQWSGVEFKREAELWQWVQKLAPRELLVPEGVEPPQRCILEGIRLVRMPAPQFDLKRATERVVAAQGVREAGALGLEGKPELMRACGALLVYLSQTQMRNPDHLMPFVPLDLGRRLLIDDVTERNLEIFCRLNGRKGKGTLRHVLDDTMTPMGGRLLEDMLRHPWRELGPITRVQDAVAFFHADDVRRAALREALKNVYDLERLSTRISLNQGAPRDFIALRNSLAALPDVYAALQGAGTPSGANSDTTSAPAGQMPKSVADVVKSWDNMEDYAALLQNALVDSPPAVITEGGLFKTGYNAELDRLLDLAEHGEQKLQNMLAEEQEKTGISKLKLGFNRVFGYYYELTRAAHSGPAPFHFIRRQSLANAERFTTVELKELEEELLSAADKRKTLEYSLFQDLRTHMAAQRERIIHAADMVAQLDYWQSLAQVGRTNNWCRPELDAEANLDIREGRHPVVEAMLGRANFVPNDFRLDAGRRLCLLTGPNMAGKSTVLRQVAIISLLAQMGSMVPASAARLGLVDRLFSRVGASDNLAQGQSTFMVEMMETARILRQATRRSLVILDEIGRGTSTYDGVALAWAVVEDLAKRAGGDLRTLFATHYHELTALEGRIAGVFTMNIAIREYNNDILFLHKLVPGPSDRSYGVEVARLAGVPGPVVQRARAILQGLERGRDSARRTVVSAVSLPGLSLPEPAKKEPELPEIAAAPPRSEHPLVLLLRELNPDELSPLDALRLLMEWKKLWSDSPESAPQTDALPPDEDAHE comes from the coding sequence ATGTCTGAAGCCCCCGTAAAGCTGACTCCCATGTTTGAACAGTACATGGGCATCAAGGCCGAACACCCCGATGCCCTGCTGTTCTACCGTATGGGCGACTTTTATGAACTGTTTCTTGAAGACGCCAAGGTCGCGGCCCGCGAGCTTCAGATTGCCCTCACCAGCCGCAGCAGGGACGCAGAAAACCCCATCCCCATGTGCGGCGTGCCGTGGCATGCGGTGGAGGGCTACGTGGCCCAGCTCATCGACAAGGGCTACCACGTTGCCATCTGCGACCAGACAGAAGACCCCAAGGCCGCCAAGGGGCTGGTCAAGAGGGCCGTTACGCGCGTTATCACGCCAGGCACAGTGCTGGAAGACGCCAACCTCGCCAGCAAGAGCCATAACTTTTTGGGGGCGCTGTGCCCCTCCGCCTCGGGTGGGGCTGGCGGCCTTGCCTGGGCGGATATTTCCACGGGCCAGTGGTCTGGCGTTGAGTTCAAGCGCGAGGCCGAACTGTGGCAGTGGGTGCAAAAACTTGCCCCGCGCGAACTGCTGGTGCCGGAAGGGGTCGAGCCGCCCCAACGGTGCATTCTGGAAGGCATAAGGCTTGTGCGCATGCCCGCGCCCCAGTTTGACCTCAAACGCGCCACAGAGCGCGTTGTGGCCGCTCAGGGCGTGCGCGAGGCTGGCGCTCTTGGACTGGAAGGCAAGCCGGAGCTCATGCGGGCTTGCGGCGCGCTGCTGGTCTATCTGAGCCAGACGCAGATGCGCAACCCCGACCACCTCATGCCCTTTGTCCCCCTTGATCTTGGCCGCCGCCTGCTCATTGACGATGTGACCGAGCGTAACCTTGAAATTTTTTGCCGCCTCAATGGCCGCAAGGGCAAAGGCACCCTGCGCCATGTGCTGGACGACACCATGACTCCCATGGGCGGCAGGCTGCTTGAAGACATGCTGCGCCACCCCTGGCGAGAGCTTGGCCCCATCACCCGCGTTCAGGACGCTGTGGCCTTTTTTCATGCGGACGATGTCCGCCGCGCCGCACTGCGCGAAGCTTTGAAAAATGTCTACGACCTGGAGCGGCTCTCCACGCGCATCAGCCTGAATCAGGGCGCGCCGCGCGATTTTATTGCCCTGCGCAACAGCCTTGCGGCCCTGCCGGATGTGTATGCCGCCCTGCAAGGGGCTGGCACACCTTCCGGGGCGAATTCTGACACAACTTCCGCTCCTGCGGGTCAGATGCCCAAGAGCGTTGCCGATGTGGTCAAGTCGTGGGACAACATGGAAGACTACGCGGCCCTGCTGCAAAACGCCCTGGTGGACAGCCCCCCTGCGGTCATTACCGAGGGCGGCCTGTTCAAAACCGGCTATAATGCGGAACTTGACCGCCTGCTTGATCTGGCGGAACACGGCGAACAGAAGCTCCAGAACATGCTGGCCGAGGAACAGGAAAAAACAGGCATCAGCAAGCTCAAGCTGGGCTTTAACCGTGTGTTCGGCTATTATTACGAGCTTACGCGCGCGGCTCACAGCGGCCCTGCGCCCTTCCATTTTATCCGCCGCCAGAGCCTTGCCAATGCCGAGCGCTTCACCACGGTGGAACTGAAAGAGCTTGAAGAAGAGCTTTTGTCTGCCGCAGACAAGCGCAAGACGCTGGAGTACTCGCTGTTTCAGGATCTTCGCACCCACATGGCCGCCCAGCGCGAACGCATCATCCACGCGGCGGATATGGTTGCCCAGCTCGACTACTGGCAGAGCCTTGCGCAGGTGGGCCGCACCAACAACTGGTGCAGGCCGGAGCTTGACGCAGAGGCCAATCTGGACATCCGCGAGGGGCGGCACCCTGTGGTTGAAGCCATGCTTGGCCGCGCCAATTTTGTGCCCAACGATTTTCGCCTTGATGCCGGACGCCGCCTGTGCCTGCTCACAGGCCCCAACATGGCCGGTAAATCCACCGTGCTGCGGCAAGTTGCCATCATCAGCCTGCTGGCGCAGATGGGTTCCATGGTTCCTGCCAGCGCCGCCCGCCTTGGGCTGGTAGACCGGCTGTTTTCGCGCGTGGGCGCATCAGACAACCTCGCGCAGGGCCAGAGCACCTTTATGGTGGAAATGATGGAAACGGCCCGCATTCTGCGTCAGGCCACCCGCCGCAGCCTTGTGATTCTGGACGAAATTGGCCGTGGTACCAGCACCTATGACGGCGTGGCCCTGGCCTGGGCCGTGGTGGAAGACCTTGCTAAGCGGGCTGGCGGCGACCTGCGCACCCTCTTTGCCACCCACTACCACGAGCTGACAGCCCTGGAAGGCCGCATTGCGGGCGTGTTCACCATGAACATCGCCATCCGCGAATACAACAACGACATTCTCTTTCTGCACAAGCTGGTTCCCGGCCCTTCAGACCGCAGCTACGGCGTGGAGGTGGCCCGCCTTGCGGGTGTGCCCGGCCCCGTGGTGCAGCGGGCCAGAGCCATATTGCAGGGGCTTGAGCGTGGGCGCGACAGCGCCAGAAGAACCGTGGTTTCTGCGGTCTCCCTGCCGGGCCTGAGCCTGCCGGAGCCAGCAAAAAAAGAGCCGGAACTGCCGGAGATTGCCGCCGCGCCGCCGCGCTCGGAACACCCGCTTGTTCTGCTGCTGCGCGAGCTTAATCCTGATGAACTCAGCCCGCTGGACGCCCTGCGCCTGCTTATGGAATGGAAAAAACTGTGGAGCGACAGCCCGGAATCTGCCCCGCAAACAGACGCCCTGCCGCCGGACGAGGATGCCCATGAGTGA
- the xerD gene encoding site-specific tyrosine recombinase XerD, which translates to MAHPRTKAPALATLLPLWRDFLLAQRGLSPNTVEAYGQDLESFFLYRQELAQGAAEESLPDPDEQEIFLYLAWLRARQNTGRTLARRLSALRAFFAFAVEEGRLRKNPAELLENPKLPQHLPEVLTRDEMESLLAQPDLRDKSGKRDRCMLELLYAAGLRVSELCTMCVPDLDLQRGLVRVFGKGSKERLVPLHNLMQQMLADYISACRPLFAPTGNQLFVNRSGRALTRQYVWKMVKKYALEAGIRRAISPHTFRHSFATHLLEGGADLRAVQMLLGHADISATEIYTHVQAERLRGIHHQFHPRSRQ; encoded by the coding sequence ATGGCACATCCACGCACCAAAGCCCCTGCCCTGGCAACCCTTTTACCCCTGTGGCGGGATTTTTTACTGGCCCAGCGCGGCCTTTCGCCCAATACGGTTGAAGCCTACGGGCAGGATCTGGAGAGTTTTTTTCTGTACCGGCAGGAACTGGCTCAGGGCGCGGCGGAAGAATCCCTGCCCGACCCCGATGAGCAGGAGATTTTTCTGTACCTTGCCTGGCTGCGCGCACGGCAGAACACAGGGCGCACCCTTGCACGGCGTCTTTCTGCCCTGCGGGCATTTTTCGCCTTTGCAGTTGAAGAAGGCAGGCTGCGTAAAAACCCCGCTGAATTGCTGGAAAACCCCAAATTGCCCCAGCACCTGCCGGAGGTGCTGACAAGGGACGAAATGGAATCCCTGCTTGCCCAGCCAGACCTGCGCGACAAAAGCGGCAAGCGCGACCGCTGCATGCTTGAGCTTCTGTACGCCGCAGGCTTGCGCGTTTCTGAGCTGTGCACCATGTGCGTGCCGGATCTTGACCTGCAACGCGGCCTGGTACGCGTTTTTGGCAAGGGCTCCAAGGAAAGGCTGGTGCCCCTGCACAACCTTATGCAGCAGATGCTGGCAGACTATATCAGCGCATGCAGGCCCCTGTTTGCGCCCACAGGCAACCAGCTTTTCGTCAACCGCTCGGGCCGTGCCCTGACGCGCCAGTACGTGTGGAAAATGGTTAAAAAGTACGCGCTCGAAGCGGGCATCCGCCGCGCCATTTCGCCGCACACGTTCAGGCATTCCTTTGCCACGCACCTGCTCGAGGGCGGCGCAGACCTGCGCGCCGTGCAGATGCTGCTTGGCCATGCCGACATAAGCGCCACAGAAATTTACACCCATGTGCAGGCCGAACGCCTGCGCGGCATACACCATCAATTCCACCCCCGGAGCCGCCAGTGA
- a CDS encoding CBS domain-containing protein: MQHTAGTTLITCHASADFDAFAAMLAARFLYTPHVLLFPGTQERGLQKLIAGLDTAALGIVETPAIPWESITRLVVVDTRQRGRISHVAQLLDRDDVTVELWDHHPDSTDDITSPHTHMAHIGSVTSLIVQAISERGLSLSADDATLLGLGIYGDTGSFTYSSTTQADFMAAAWLLGQGMDVNRIDALAAHELTSLHIQALNSLLESTQTYNINNVQVTLSEAAMEHYLGDFAYLAHRLMEMERFPVLFAIGLMDDRIQVVARSRNEAINVGDICAALGGGGHAYAASASVRSMTVHEVRDMILRHLYAQAYPDKTAREYMSSPAVGIETTATIHEADELMLHFGLKAVPVFMPDTRQCIGLLDALTASRASAHGLGASTVEDYMSRRITTLPPDATLKDLTTTIVGGRQRLVPIVEDDKVVGVVTRTDLINVFAQEPGHMPEPRTTGGKERNLGKLIQDRLPLASRNMLHLAGRLGRELGLPVYAVGGFVRDLLLQRPNQDIDLVVEGNGIALARALAKELNGRVREHQKFLTSVVIYIDAAGAEARIDVATARLEYYEYPAALPTVELSSIKMDLFRRDFSINALAVRLDCEPFGQLVDFFGGQRDIKERVIRVLHTLSFVEDPTRCLRAVRFEQRYNFHIGSGTEKLIKNALKLKLMDKLSGFRLFHEFQHICDEEDPSACIARLDQLGVLEAVSPMLSLNPTRKNLLLRLQETLTWYRLLYFEEAAQPWLAFFLALNHNMSYADTANHYQRMGLPEPRRADILRQREHMRVVRGKLEPWQKDHEAGKESISALCALLRPLSLECLLYLMADTSNAALQKNLSRYITQWRKEKTDVSGEDLRIMGLEPGPAFGRILDAVLAAKLDGTAATPEQQMDLARSLVCSIAAKSGNGNEEQTSRNSSLAQRL; the protein is encoded by the coding sequence TTGCAGCATACAGCCGGGACAACGCTCATCACCTGCCACGCAAGTGCAGATTTTGACGCCTTTGCAGCCATGCTGGCGGCCCGCTTTCTTTACACCCCGCATGTGCTGCTCTTTCCCGGCACGCAGGAGCGCGGCCTGCAAAAACTCATTGCCGGGCTGGATACGGCGGCGCTGGGCATTGTGGAAACTCCGGCCATTCCGTGGGAGTCCATAACCCGCCTTGTGGTTGTGGATACCCGCCAGCGTGGACGCATAAGCCATGTGGCCCAACTGCTCGACCGTGATGACGTAACCGTGGAGCTGTGGGATCACCACCCGGATTCCACGGACGACATCACAAGCCCGCACACGCACATGGCGCACATAGGCTCTGTCACAAGCCTCATTGTGCAGGCCATTTCGGAGCGGGGCCTCAGCCTCAGCGCGGACGATGCCACCCTGCTGGGTCTTGGCATTTATGGCGATACCGGCTCTTTCACCTACTCTTCAACCACGCAGGCCGATTTTATGGCGGCGGCATGGCTGCTCGGGCAGGGCATGGATGTGAACCGCATTGATGCCCTGGCGGCCCACGAGCTCACGAGCCTGCACATTCAGGCCTTGAACAGCCTGCTGGAATCCACCCAGACGTACAACATCAACAATGTTCAGGTTACGCTTTCAGAAGCGGCCATGGAGCATTATCTGGGTGATTTTGCCTATCTGGCCCACCGCCTCATGGAAATGGAAAGATTCCCGGTGCTGTTTGCCATCGGGCTTATGGACGACCGCATCCAGGTTGTGGCCCGCAGCCGCAACGAGGCCATCAACGTGGGCGACATCTGCGCGGCCCTTGGCGGCGGCGGGCATGCCTACGCGGCTTCGGCCTCCGTGCGCTCCATGACAGTGCATGAAGTGCGCGATATGATTTTGCGCCACCTGTACGCCCAGGCCTACCCCGATAAAACCGCGCGCGAATATATGTCTTCGCCAGCAGTGGGCATTGAGACCACCGCCACCATTCATGAGGCGGATGAACTCATGCTCCACTTCGGGCTCAAGGCCGTACCGGTCTTCATGCCCGATACCCGCCAGTGCATCGGCCTGCTGGATGCCCTCACGGCCTCGCGGGCCAGCGCACACGGCCTTGGCGCATCCACGGTTGAAGACTACATGAGCCGCAGAATCACCACCCTGCCGCCAGACGCAACGCTCAAGGATCTGACCACAACCATCGTGGGGGGCCGCCAGCGCCTTGTGCCCATTGTGGAAGACGACAAGGTTGTCGGCGTGGTCACGCGCACCGACCTTATCAATGTTTTTGCGCAGGAGCCGGGCCATATGCCGGAACCGCGCACCACCGGCGGCAAGGAGCGCAACCTCGGCAAACTCATACAGGACAGACTGCCCCTTGCCAGCCGCAACATGCTGCATCTTGCGGGCAGGCTGGGCAGGGAGCTTGGGCTGCCGGTATATGCCGTGGGCGGCTTTGTACGCGATCTTCTGCTCCAGCGCCCCAACCAGGATATTGATCTGGTGGTGGAGGGCAACGGCATAGCCCTTGCGCGGGCGCTGGCAAAAGAACTCAACGGGCGTGTGCGCGAACACCAGAAGTTCCTCACCTCGGTGGTCATTTACATCGATGCCGCAGGGGCCGAAGCCCGCATCGACGTAGCCACGGCGCGCCTTGAATACTATGAATACCCAGCGGCCCTGCCCACGGTTGAGCTTTCGTCCATCAAGATGGATCTGTTCCGCCGCGATTTTTCCATCAACGCGCTGGCTGTGCGGCTTGACTGCGAACCGTTCGGCCAGTTGGTGGATTTTTTCGGCGGGCAACGCGACATCAAGGAGCGCGTCATCAGGGTGCTGCACACCCTGAGCTTTGTGGAAGACCCCACCCGCTGCCTCAGGGCTGTACGCTTTGAGCAGCGCTATAACTTCCATATCGGGTCAGGTACGGAAAAGCTCATCAAGAACGCCCTCAAGCTCAAGCTTATGGACAAGCTCTCGGGCTTTCGGCTGTTCCACGAATTTCAGCATATCTGCGATGAGGAAGACCCTTCGGCCTGCATTGCGCGGCTCGACCAGCTTGGCGTGCTGGAGGCGGTTTCTCCCATGCTGTCGCTTAATCCCACGCGCAAAAACCTGCTGCTGCGGCTTCAGGAAACGCTCACGTGGTACAGGCTGTTATATTTTGAAGAGGCAGCCCAACCCTGGCTGGCCTTCTTTCTGGCCCTCAACCACAACATGAGCTATGCCGATACGGCAAATCACTATCAGCGTATGGGCCTGCCCGAACCCCGGCGGGCCGACATTCTGCGCCAGCGAGAGCACATGCGCGTGGTGCGCGGCAAGCTGGAGCCGTGGCAAAAAGACCATGAGGCAGGCAAGGAGAGCATCAGCGCCCTGTGCGCCCTGCTGCGGCCCCTTTCGCTCGAATGCCTGCTCTACCTCATGGCAGACACAAGCAACGCCGCCTTGCAAAAAAACCTTTCGCGCTACATTACCCAGTGGCGCAAAGAAAAGACGGATGTGAGCGGCGAAGACCTGCGCATCATGGGGCTGGAACCCGGCCCCGCCTTTGGGCGCATTCTGGACGCCGTGCTTGCAGCCAAACTTGACGGCACGGCCGCAACGCCAGAGCAGCAGATGGATCTGGCGCGCAGCCTCGTGTGCAGTATCGCTGCAAAATCCGGCAATGGGAATGAAGAACAAACCAGTCGGAATTCTTCACTTGCCCAGCGTTTATAA
- the folK gene encoding 2-amino-4-hydroxy-6-hydroxymethyldihydropteridine diphosphokinase, producing MADQTKLRAYVSLGSNCDNAAEKLAAALDALAELPEMGIGAVSPVYRTEPQEYTEQPWFLNQVVELFPGDSWRPCSLVDALLDIEARLGRVRSPDPVLRFGPRVIDVDLLLFGQERSTDPHCLVPHPRLTVRAFVMRPLLDIAPLIVVDGLPVRDWLARTVCRVEGDRIFQ from the coding sequence ATGGCAGATCAAACAAAGCTGCGGGCCTACGTGAGCCTTGGCTCCAACTGCGACAACGCGGCAGAAAAACTTGCAGCAGCGCTGGACGCCCTTGCGGAACTGCCGGAAATGGGCATCGGCGCAGTATCCCCCGTCTATCGGACAGAACCGCAGGAATACACGGAGCAACCCTGGTTTCTTAACCAGGTTGTTGAACTTTTTCCCGGTGATAGCTGGCGGCCTTGCAGCCTTGTGGACGCCCTGCTGGACATAGAAGCCAGGCTTGGACGGGTGCGCAGTCCTGACCCGGTACTGCGTTTTGGGCCGCGCGTGATTGATGTTGACCTGTTGCTTTTTGGGCAGGAGCGGAGCACCGATCCTCATTGCCTTGTGCCGCATCCACGGCTGACGGTGCGGGCTTTTGTCATGCGGCCATTGCTTGATATTGCGCCCCTGATCGTTGTAGACGGCCTGCCCGTAAGGGATTGGTTGGCGCGTACAGTATGCCGCGTGGAAGGGGACAGAATTTTTCAGTGA
- a CDS encoding DnaJ family domain-containing protein: MSDANPWSVIQLVAERRIEEALSQGAFDNLPGAGKPLEIEDLSHVPEEMRMAYKILRNAGCLPPELEERKELNRLVDLLEQCEDEQERVRQMQRVRFMITRAKMRFQRPMQIEQDDPYYDRLLDRLSANPRKAG; encoded by the coding sequence ATGAGTGACGCCAATCCCTGGTCTGTCATCCAGCTTGTGGCGGAACGCCGCATTGAGGAAGCCCTGTCGCAAGGGGCTTTTGACAACCTGCCCGGCGCTGGCAAACCCCTTGAGATTGAAGACCTGAGCCATGTGCCGGAAGAAATGCGTATGGCCTACAAGATACTGCGCAATGCTGGCTGCCTGCCGCCAGAGCTTGAGGAGCGCAAGGAACTGAACAGGCTTGTGGATCTGCTGGAGCAGTGCGAGGACGAGCAGGAGCGCGTGCGCCAGATGCAAAGGGTGCGCTTTATGATCACGCGGGCCAAAATGCGCTTTCAGCGGCCCATGCAGATTGAGCAGGACGATCCCTATTACGACCGCCTGCTGGACAGACTGTCCGCCAATCCGCGCAAGGCGGGCTGA